Within Acidobacteriota bacterium, the genomic segment AGCGTATTCCGATTGACCTTGACGGGGTGGATGTGCAGGAAGAAGTTCGTGAAACTGGTTTGCGAACGACCCAGATCGCTATTCGGCAACGAATGGCGGAAGATTGAACTCCATACGTTGCCGGGAAATTCTTTCAACGTCGTCAGCAAGCCGGGTTTCGGCAATTTCGTCGCTTGGCTCATAGTTGCCCTACACCTTCAGATAGGTTCCGGCGCCCACTTCGGTGCCCTTGTCCACTTCCAATTCGCCATTCGGCGCGAGGCTCAGCGCATACCACGGCAGCGGTTTCGGCGCAGGCCCGCCCGTCACATTGCCGTCCTGATCGAAGCGCGAACCGTGGCACGGACAGGCAAAACCTGTTTCGGATGGCGCGATGATGCAGCCCAGATGCGTGCACGTCGTCGAGATGGCGCACAGTTTGTCGCCTTCGCGCACGATGCACACCCGGTGTTCGCCCAACGCGATGCGCGTGCCCGACGGGAAATCATCCGGCTTGCCGATGCCGAACCGATTGGGTGCGCCGTAGGTGGCGCGTGGTTTGATGAAAACGAGATTTGAGATTGCGCTGATGATGGCCGAACCAAAGAGACCCACGCTGCTCAGCCAAGCCAGCATGCGGCGTCTATTCTGTTGGCCTTCGGTCAATTCCTCGACCGCGTGTTTGGCGGGCTTACCCACTGCCATCGTGATCCTCCTGTAACAAACGCTCTGGTACGGATGGCCGGGCAGACTGCGGCTCTACGGACTCAACCAAGTCTTCGATGTCGGACCAGAAGACCTGGTATTTCGTCTCCTCCAGATCGCGGAAATAATCTTTTTTGACTGCGAGAATGAAGATCAAAAGAGCGCCCACTCCCATCAGCAAGCTGGCGATGATTGCGATCCACGTCAGGCTCATTGACATCATAACGGCTCCGTTACTCGGTCAATGCATAGCCGTGATATACCGGCCTGACCGATGGGAATGGGCTTAGAAGAACAGCAAAACGAGCAAGGAGAAATGCAGCTTATTTCTCACTTGCCCCACCGTTCAGCAACTCCGATGCCAAGCAGAATCGGGCCTTCACTGCGGCAAATTGCGTAGAATCCGGGCGTATCCGTAGCCGCACCTTTACTCCTAACCAACAGTTTGCGGAAAAGCACCCACGGGCACTGGGGAAATTTCTCGACTTTGCAGCGAGGGCGGCTGGCGTAGGCTTTGCTTCAAAGCGCAACGGGAACTAGCGCGAAAGGAAGGCGGAAAGTTTCCGCAATTTCAATCGCCTTTCCAGATAGACGGAGGTGCTTTATGACAAAACGTTTGGTTTGCCTGGCCGCATTCTTCTTTGTGCTGGCTTATGCTTGGCCGTTGCGCACCAAATCCACGCACGCCCAAACTCAAGAGCCTGACTATCGCAATAACAACTGTGTGAACTGTCATTCGACCGTCGCCGAGCCACTGCATGTCAGCAGCCGCTTTTTTGAATGGCAGAACTCGCGCCATCAAATGCGCGGCGTCGGTTGCGACAAATGCCACGGCGGCAACCCCACCACCAACGACCCCAAGCGCGCACAC encodes:
- a CDS encoding cbb3-type cytochrome oxidase assembly protein; translation: MMSMSLTWIAIIASLLMGVGALLIFILAVKKDYFRDLEETKYQVFWSDIEDLVESVEPQSARPSVPERLLQEDHDGSG
- a CDS encoding Rieske (2Fe-2S) protein; amino-acid sequence: MAVGKPAKHAVEELTEGQQNRRRMLAWLSSVGLFGSAIISAISNLVFIKPRATYGAPNRFGIGKPDDFPSGTRIALGEHRVCIVREGDKLCAISTTCTHLGCIIAPSETGFACPCHGSRFDQDGNVTGGPAPKPLPWYALSLAPNGELEVDKGTEVGAGTYLKV